The Streptomyces sp. 11x1 genomic sequence GTCGGCGGTGGCCAGCAGTTTCCCGTCGGGGCTGTAGGCGGTCTGCCAGACCTCCGTGAACGGGCGCGGCGTCAGGACGGCCCCGCTCAGGTCCCACAGCACGGCGGACTGGTCGAACCCGGCCGTGGCCAGCAGGGCGCCGTCGGAGGTGACGGCCACCCCGAGGACGTAGTCGGTGTGACCGGCGAGGACCAGGGTCTGCCGGCCGCTGCGCACGTCCCACAGCCGCGTCGTCCCGTCGCCGACCGCGCCGACGACCGTCTCCCCGTCCGGGGTGAAGGCGACGCCGTTGATGTCGTCGCTGCTGCCCGTGAACGTGTCGGTCAGCCGTCTGTCGTCGACGTCCCACAGCCGTACCGTCCGGTCGACGCCGGCGGAGGCCACCGTGCTCCCGTCGGGTGAGAAGGCGACGCCCAGCACTTCGTCGGCGTGCCCGTCGAGGGCGTCGACGGGCACGGCCCGGTCGGTGTCCCAGAGTCGTACGGCCCGGTCGCCGCCGGCGGAGGCGAGCGTCCGCCCGTCGGGGGCGTACGCCAGCGTGTTGATGTCGCCCTTGTGCCCGGGCAGGGTCGCGGTGAGCCGGGGGCTGGGCCCGATGTCCCACAACTGAACGGTCCCGTCGGCGGCGGCGACCGCGATTCCGCCGCCGCGCGGGTCGAAGGCGACCGCCCGCGCGCCCTTCGTGGCGTCGGAGAGCGCCGCCGTCCGCCGGTGCCCGCCGGTGCTCCACAGGGTCACGGGCCCGTCGGTGGATGTGATCGCGACCGTACGGCCGTCGGCGCCGAAGGCCACCGAGCGCACGCGCCCCGGCACCCGGAACCGGGCGAGGACGCGGTGGCCGTCGGCCGTGCTGCGCAGGACGACCGTGCCGTCGGAACTGGCCGTCGCGAGGCTGCGGTCGTCGGGCGCGAAGGCGACCGCGTTGACCGGGCCGCGGTGCCCGTCGATGCGGGCGGAGAAAGGCTGTGACTGGGTGCTGAGCAGGGCGCCGCGGGCCTCGGCGGTGGGGGCGGTCCGGTAGGCCTCCTCGGCGAGGAGCATCGACGCCTCCGGGCGGCCCCCGGCCAGGGACACGGAGCGCGCGGCGAGGGCCTGGGAACGGGCGACGCGTTCCTGGTCGAGGGCGCCCTCGCGCTGCTGGTAGGCGAGACCTCCGGCGGTGACGGCCAGGCCCAGCAGTACGGCGAGGGTGGCCAGCATGGACTGTCGCAGCCGTACCTGTCGTCTGGACTGTCTGCGGCGTCCGTCCTCTTCCGCCTGACTGGCCCTCAGGAACGCCTCCTCGTCGGGCCCGAGCCTGCTCCAGCCGTCCGACTCCTCGGCCCACGCCGTCACGGTGTCGAGACGGGTGCCCCGGTACAGGGCGGACGGGTCGCGCCGCTCGCGCTCCCATTCACCGGCCGCGTGCGAGAGCTGCTGGTGCAGCAGGAGGCCCGCCCGGTCGGCACGGATCCAGCCGCGGAGCCGGGGCCAGGCGTGCAGCAGCGCCTCATGGGTGATCTCGACGGTGTCGCTGTCCATGGTGATGAGCCGGGCCCGGACGAAGGCGTCGAGCGCGGCGGCGGCCCCGTCCGCGTCGCCGAGCCGCGCCATCAGGGCGTCCCGGCTCGTCCGGCGGCGGGTCGCTCCGGCCCCGTCCATGACGAGGACCAGCCGGGACAGGATGCGTCGGATCGTCTGCTGCTCGGCGGGATACAGCCGCGCGAACACGTTCTCCGCGGTGCGGGCGACCGCTCCCTGGATTCCGCCGGCCCGTTCGTACCCGTCGACGGTCAGCGCGGAGTCCCGCCGCCGCTGCCAGGTGGCGAGCAGCGCGTGGGAGACGAGGGGGAGCGCGCCGGAGGGTGTCTCGTCGGAGCCGACCGCGGAACCCCCGGGGCCCGTGTCCGGGTCGTCGCGCAGTCCCGCGTCCCGTAACAGCAACGGGACCAGGCCGGGTTCGAGGGTGAGGCCCGCGAGCTCCGCCGGGCGGGTGATGGACTCCCGTAGCTCCGCCACGGTCATCGGGGAGAGGACGAACAGTCCGTCGGTGAGGACGGGGGCGAGCTCGGGCAGGCCCAGACAGCTGCCGGTGAAGTCGGCGCGGACACCGAGCACCACGACGGCGGGCGGGTGCGGGCTCTCCGCCGGCCGGGAGGTGGCGAGGGCGCACAGCACACGGGCGAAGGAGCGGCGTTCGCCCTCGTCCGAGCAGAGCGTGAACAGTTCCTCGAACTGGTCGACGATCAGGACCGGTCGGGCCGGTGGGGGCCGTCGCTCCCCGGGGGCCCGTGGCGAGGTGTCCGCCCCGGCCCGTACGGCGCCGAGCAGGGCGTCCGGGTCGTCCCGTACCTCGTCGGCGGTGACCCCGAGGTCGCTGCCCAGCACCTTGGCGGTGCGTTCCAGGAGTTCTTCCAGGGGGCGCGCGGTGGGGGTGAGCTGGACCACCGGCCAGCGGTCGGCGCCCGGCATGGGGAGGTCGCCGCGCCTGAGCGCGGGGACGAGACCGGCGTTGAGCAGGGACGACTTGCCCGCGCCGGACGGGGCGGCGAGCAACAGCGGTCCGCTGCCCACCCGTTCGAAGACCCGTTCCACCAGTGCGGCGGTGGCCTGCTCGCGGCCGAAGAACCACTCCCCGTCCTCAGGGGTGAACGCCGACAGACCGCGGTAGGGGCAGGTCTCGGCGGGCTGGTGCGCGGCGGCGTCGGGTCCCGGGTCGCCGTCGTCGCGCGGCGGCGCCTGCCGCAACAGCCGCAGCAACTCCCCTTCGGCGCCCAGCACTTGGTCGCACAGCCGGGCGACGTCGACGGTCGGCCGCTTGGCGCCGGTCTCGATCTTGCTGAGGTAGCCCTTGCTGTAGTGGGTCCGGCGGGCGAGATCGGTGAGCGACATTCCGCGTTCCTGCCGGAGCCGCCGCAGTTGTGCCGGGAAGGACAGCGTGGTCGGCGCGTCCCGGTCCCGTCCGTGGTGAGGGTCTGTCTGCTGTCCGTGCAGCGGGTCCCCCAAGGTGTCCCCCAAGGCAGTGCAGTGCGGCCGTGAGACGGCGGAAACCCAGGTTACTGCCGGGTCGGCGGGGGCGGCCAAGTCTTTCACCCGGAGTGGCGAAAACGCCGACGTCCGGAACCGCGGGCAGCCGGTTCCGGACGTCGTCAGGCGGACGTTCTCCGTGGCACTACGGACGGAGGACGATCGAGTTGATGGGGGTGAGGTTGCGGTAGAAGGCGTGCCCCGCCGGAATGGTCTCGATGCAGTCGCCGCCGTTGTACTGCTTGCACAGGTCCGCGAGGGCGCCGCCGTACTGGTTGTTGTAGACCCAGTGGTACCCGACCTGGTTGCTCAGGTTGTGGGCCTTGTAGCTGTAGTACACGTTGGTCGGGTGCGGGTTGTCGCGCGGTTCGACGCCCTGGCCGTAGATGCAGACCGCGCCGTACGGGCAGCCGTCCCAGGTGTCGGCCGGCTTGGCCTCGGCCGAGCCGCTGAGCGCCACCACCGCGGCCACCGACGTCAGGAACGCGGCGGCGCCGCGGAACATGTTGCGCATGTTTCCCCCTTGCTGGTTCTCACTGTTGCCGGGTCTCCCTGGCCGTTGACTTCGAAGCCAGCATCGCCATCTCGGGGACCGGGATCGACGGGTTTCCTGTTGCCCGCCGGGAGCGCGGCCGGGAAACACGGTGTGACCAGGGCCGTTTCGGGACGGGAGGCAACCCCGGGGGGTGGTCCATGAAGGCACGGGGAGCGGCACAGCAACACCACAGGGACCTCCAAGCGGAATCACCCTTCGCAGAAACCCCTGCGCGATCCATTGACGTGCAGATACCCCCCTCTTATCTTCTGACCGAAGTTCCGCACGATGTACGACATACCGAACAAAATAACATCCCCACGCCTCAGGGCAGTTCACGCAGAAATGGGACGAGCGTTGAACAGAACCCTCAGGGCGGTCCTCGCCCTCCTCACCTCGGTGGCCGCCCTCCTGGGGCTCACCACCGCCTTCGCCGGCGCGGCCGGAGCCGCCCACCCGCCGGCGGGACAGGCGACGCGGTACACCATGACCGCGTTCACCAACAGCAGCGAGTCGAACATGTACGTCTACGACTCGCCGGACGCCACCGGATTCACCCTGCGGAAGGGCCCGG encodes the following:
- a CDS encoding helix-turn-helix domain-containing protein, coding for MGDPLHGQQTDPHHGRDRDAPTTLSFPAQLRRLRQERGMSLTDLARRTHYSKGYLSKIETGAKRPTVDVARLCDQVLGAEGELLRLLRQAPPRDDGDPGPDAAAHQPAETCPYRGLSAFTPEDGEWFFGREQATAALVERVFERVGSGPLLLAAPSGAGKSSLLNAGLVPALRRGDLPMPGADRWPVVQLTPTARPLEELLERTAKVLGSDLGVTADEVRDDPDALLGAVRAGADTSPRAPGERRPPPARPVLIVDQFEELFTLCSDEGERRSFARVLCALATSRPAESPHPPAVVVLGVRADFTGSCLGLPELAPVLTDGLFVLSPMTVAELRESITRPAELAGLTLEPGLVPLLLRDAGLRDDPDTGPGGSAVGSDETPSGALPLVSHALLATWQRRRDSALTVDGYERAGGIQGAVARTAENVFARLYPAEQQTIRRILSRLVLVMDGAGATRRRTSRDALMARLGDADGAAAALDAFVRARLITMDSDTVEITHEALLHAWPRLRGWIRADRAGLLLHQQLSHAAGEWERERRDPSALYRGTRLDTVTAWAEESDGWSRLGPDEEAFLRASQAEEDGRRRQSRRQVRLRQSMLATLAVLLGLAVTAGGLAYQQREGALDQERVARSQALAARSVSLAGGRPEASMLLAEEAYRTAPTAEARGALLSTQSQPFSARIDGHRGPVNAVAFAPDDRSLATASSDGTVVLRSTADGHRVLARFRVPGRVRSVAFGADGRTVAITSTDGPVTLWSTGGHRRTAALSDATKGARAVAFDPRGGGIAVAAADGTVQLWDIGPSPRLTATLPGHKGDINTLAYAPDGRTLASAGGDRAVRLWDTDRAVPVDALDGHADEVLGVAFSPDGSTVASAGVDRTVRLWDVDDRRLTDTFTGSSDDINGVAFTPDGETVVGAVGDGTTRLWDVRSGRQTLVLAGHTDYVLGVAVTSDGALLATAGFDQSAVLWDLSGAVLTPRPFTEVWQTAYSPDGKLLATADADHTVRLWDARTHALVAALEGHTETVFSVAFSPDGRTLASAGSDGTVRLWDVAQRKALKKLTGHSGQVFSVSFSPDGRTLASAGADHTVRLWDVAERRRLAVLGGHKDFVNDVAFSPDGRTLAGAGDDLTVRLWDVASHRELAALTGHSGAVRGVAFSPDGRTLASSGNDGTVRLWDVRHRSFETALTGHSGSVRGVDFSPDGRTLVSSGNDRTVRLWDVAGRRPWATLTGHTNAVWGVDFAPDGRTVASSSTDGTVRLWNLDPGSRLADICRLRADIGAEERAALLPQVSVPADPPTCGRD